A single window of Nasonia vitripennis strain AsymCx chromosome 4, Nvit_psr_1.1, whole genome shotgun sequence DNA harbors:
- the LOC107981020 gene encoding vitellogenin-1-like: MSSKKPSSMQSSRSRSRRDLQAAQERIRWLVTNASTLLSMLDFVSWAMEVVERLPPLPNDALRQLYDGRRSSTDEESRRSPMVAQQPRRSPAAVEQPRRSLVAAEQPRRPPAVAEEPHRSSQRSSTASQPRRNRSRSSSSSSSSSSSSSGTSSSCMSCRSIHDLGAIPKRKLNEDNGGNAQKKRQLARCLLNEEHQE; the protein is encoded by the exons ATGTCTTCTAAGAAGCCGAGTTCCATGCAATCTTCTCGAAGCCGAAGCCGAAGGGATCTGCAAGCCGCCCAGGAGCGCATAAGATGGCTGGTCACCAACGCATCAACGCTCCTGTCCATGCTCGACTTCGTCTCCTGGGCAATGGAGGTGGTAGAAAGAC TGCCACCACTGCCAAATGATGCTTTGCGGCAATTGTATGACGGAAGGAGATCTTCAACGGACGAGGAATCACGTAGATCGCCGATGGTAGCTCAGCAGCCCCGACGATCCCCGGCGGCGGTAGAGCAGCCCCGTCGATCCCTAGTGGCGGCGGAGCAGCCCCGTCGACCCCCGGCGGTAGCTGAGGAGCCCCATCGATCCTCGCAGCGATCCTCGACGGCTTCCCAGCCCCGTCGGAACCGCTCTAGATCAAGCTCGAGCAGCTCCAGCAGTTCGAGCAGTTCGAGCGGAACGTCATCGAGCTGCATGTCATGCAGGAGTATCCATGATCTTGGGGCGATTCCCAAGAGAAAGTTGAATg AAGACAATGGAGGGAATGCCCAGAAAAAAAGGCAACTGGCGAGATGTCTCCTAAACGAGGAACATCAAGAATGA